A single genomic interval of Armigeres subalbatus isolate Guangzhou_Male chromosome 1, GZ_Asu_2, whole genome shotgun sequence harbors:
- the LOC134205820 gene encoding lachesin-like, whose protein sequence is MRFLSLKRQIICLIAVAANLCAAQQQALPTITSISPEQIKDIGEGVTLECDIDNVGKFTVGWQKTNRERSQNVNSISLGPTLAVAEDRFTVNVDKKNNTMNYTLTISDIVNTDAGLYECQIQVNSTSKVTATVELQVRHPPLLLDNLMATTVTKAEGEDAKLTCTAEGYPRPSISWKREYGAILPIGGQSFLGNELSLPALSREDRGTYFCNADNGVGKPDSRTINLEVEFAPVISVPRPKIAQATEYDIELECVVQAFPSPAVSWFKNGHQIHNGGSYGITQTGQPDDVTTSTVKITSVESSHYGDYICKASNKVGHAEARLNLYEQRIPNINFSGLKWSSSGRVLVSHLGILTITVLLATLL, encoded by the exons ATGAGGTTTCTATCGTTGAAGCGGCAAATAATTTGCCTGATCGCAGTGGCTGCAAATCTGT GTGCAGCGCAGCAGCAggctcttccgaccatcacatCGATTAGTCCAGAACAGATCAAGGATATCGGGGAAGGAGTGACGTTGGAGTGCGATATTGACAACGTGGGCAAATTTACGGTTGGGTGGCAGAAGACCAACAGGGAAAGATCACAAAATGTGAATTCTATCTCTTTGGGGCCCACATTGGCAGTGGCAGAGGACCGATTCACAGTTAACGTTGATAAAAAGAACAATACCATGAACTACACTCTGACG ATCAGCGATATCGTGAATACGGATGCCGGATTGTATGAGTGCCAGATTCAGGTGAACAGCACCAGCAAAGTGACCGCCACTGTGGAGCTCCAGGTTCGTCATCCACCGCTACTGCTTGATAACTTGATGGCGACGACTGTTACCAAGGCGGAAGGGGAAGACGCTAAGCTGACTTGCACCGCGGAGGGCTATCCACGCCCATCGATCTCCTGGAAACGGGAGTATGGCGCCATTCTCCCAATCGGCGGTCAGAGCTTTTTGGGAAATGAGCTATCTTTGCCTGCGCTGTCCAGGGAAGACCGTGGTACATACTTCTGCAACGCGGATAATGGAGTTGGTAAGCCAGACTCCCGCACCATCAACCTTGAGGTGGAGTTCGCTCCCGTGATCTCCGTGCCACGCCCAAAGATAGCCCAAGCTACTGAGTATGATATTGAGCTGGAGTGTGTAGTTCAAGCTTTTCCATCGCCTGCGGTTTCTTGGTTCAAGAATGGACACCAAATACACAATGGTGGCTCTTACGG AATAACTCAAACTGGCCAACCGGATGACGTAACGACATCTACTGTGAAGATCACCTCCGTTGAAAGCTCACACTACGGAGACTATATTTGCAAGGCTTCCAATAAAGTTGGCCACGCTGAAGCAAGACTGAACCTCTACG agcAACGTATACCCAACATCAACTTCTCCGGGCTGAAGTGGTCCAGCTCGGGCCGCGTTTTGGTGAGTCATTTGGGTATCCTTACGATAACGGTACTGCTGGCAACGCTGTTGTGA